The following proteins are encoded in a genomic region of Syntrophotaleaceae bacterium:
- a CDS encoding AMP-binding protein: protein MQLSPLDAWILKELGQKQDERLDLTRLREHQLRQINWTLAHAVANSPFYRSRLAERVELPLASLAELARLPFTTSADLCREGLQMLAVSQGQIDRVVTLESSGTTGPAKRLYFTGEELARTQAFFRCGMSQVLKRGYRALVLLPGELPASAGDLLARALEPMGVSCHVHGLVRDPGACAALLKEESFDCVVGIPVQVLSVLRQPLSAKIPPGRIKSVFLTSDFVPRALVEEIGRLWRCPAFNHLGMTEMALTGGVECLALAGYHLREPDLYFEIVDPGTGRVLPAGQTGEVVVTTLTRSGMPLIRYRTGDLSVFLSDPCPCGSRLPRLGKLRGRLAKRVDLGRGERLGMPDLDEDLFTVPGLVNFQAMLTRDCGVNHLSLAVESVAGLEQATLREIDRRLPTIPPIRRALDAGTLNLPPAILCAAPLPVSATVKRNIEDLRKEF, encoded by the coding sequence ATGCAACTTAGCCCGTTGGATGCCTGGATTCTCAAGGAGTTGGGCCAGAAGCAGGATGAAAGACTTGACCTGACCCGTTTACGGGAGCACCAGTTGCGACAAATAAATTGGACCCTGGCCCATGCTGTCGCCAACAGCCCGTTCTATCGATCGAGGTTGGCTGAGCGGGTTGAGCTGCCCCTGGCTTCCCTGGCGGAATTGGCCCGGCTGCCCTTCACCACCTCGGCCGATCTCTGCCGGGAAGGGCTGCAGATGCTTGCCGTCAGCCAGGGACAGATCGACCGCGTGGTCACCCTGGAGAGTTCGGGAACCACCGGCCCGGCCAAAAGACTCTATTTCACCGGGGAGGAACTGGCGCGCACTCAGGCTTTTTTTCGTTGCGGAATGTCCCAGGTGTTGAAACGCGGATACCGCGCACTCGTGCTGCTGCCGGGAGAACTGCCGGCCAGCGCGGGGGACCTTCTGGCCCGGGCTCTCGAACCAATGGGCGTATCCTGTCACGTGCACGGCCTGGTCAGGGACCCAGGCGCCTGTGCCGCGCTTCTGAAGGAGGAATCCTTCGACTGCGTCGTGGGGATCCCCGTGCAGGTTCTGTCCGTCCTTCGCCAGCCGCTGTCGGCAAAAATTCCGCCTGGACGGATCAAAAGCGTGTTTTTGACCTCGGATTTCGTTCCCCGGGCTCTGGTCGAGGAGATCGGCCGGCTATGGAGATGCCCGGCCTTCAATCATTTGGGCATGACGGAAATGGCCCTGACAGGCGGGGTCGAATGCCTGGCTTTGGCCGGATATCATCTGCGGGAGCCCGACCTCTACTTCGAGATCGTCGATCCGGGCACGGGGCGGGTGCTGCCTGCTGGACAAACGGGGGAAGTTGTAGTGACCACGCTGACCCGCTCCGGCATGCCGCTGATCCGTTACCGCACCGGCGATCTTTCCGTTTTCCTATCCGATCCCTGCCCCTGTGGCAGCAGGCTGCCCCGGCTGGGCAAGCTGCGGGGGCGATTGGCCAAGCGGGTCGACCTGGGTCGCGGTGAACGGCTGGGCATGCCTGATCTGGACGAAGACCTGTTTACCGTTCCCGGCCTGGTCAATTTCCAGGCCATGCTGACTCGGGATTGCGGCGTCAACCATCTGTCATTGGCCGTCGAATCCGTTGCCGGCCTGGAACAGGCCACCTTGCGGGAAATCGACCGCCGACTGCCGACGATCCCGCCGATTCGGCGTGCTCTGGATGCGGGAACGTTGAATTTGCCCCCGGCCATTCTTTGTGCGGCTCCGCTGCCCGTCTCCGCTACCGTCAAACGAAACATTGAAGATTTGAGAAAGGAGTTTTAA
- a CDS encoding XdhC family protein, whose amino-acid sequence MRNLIKNLCQLLDSGEDIVVATIVSSSGSAPRTAGTKMIIRANGEISGTIGGGLVEARAQQTAPQVYANRHAQTYVFDMTGANADTMDMICGGEVEVLLEHIAANDSNRALFQAWQQALEDGRRVLLVTPLQKDSQTREGLRCLIEDSTIVMGPGQLDAETVERIWTEAKGKNFPLLIKLPQGDFYVEPSFVPATLFLFGAGHVCQPTAALAHMVGFNTVVLDDREEFANRKRFPTASTIHVVGSYEGCMNHLDIDASSYLVIISRGHRHDQTLLHQALHTGAGYIGMIGSRGKRDKIYRNLLDEGVPQGALDKVYAPIGMAIEAETPEEIAVSIVGELILARARNQVKNG is encoded by the coding sequence TTGCGAAACCTTATAAAAAACCTCTGCCAGCTCCTCGATTCGGGAGAAGACATTGTCGTCGCCACCATCGTCAGCAGCAGCGGTTCGGCTCCGCGCACCGCCGGCACCAAGATGATCATTCGTGCCAACGGTGAAATTTCCGGCACCATCGGCGGCGGACTGGTCGAGGCCCGCGCCCAGCAGACCGCACCCCAGGTCTACGCCAATCGCCATGCGCAGACCTACGTCTTCGACATGACCGGCGCCAACGCCGATACCATGGACATGATTTGCGGCGGCGAAGTGGAGGTGCTGCTTGAGCATATCGCTGCAAACGACAGTAACCGGGCCCTGTTTCAGGCCTGGCAGCAGGCCCTGGAGGACGGACGCCGGGTGCTGCTGGTGACTCCTCTGCAGAAAGATAGCCAGACCCGGGAAGGCCTGCGCTGCCTGATTGAAGACTCCACAATCGTGATGGGACCCGGTCAACTCGATGCCGAAACAGTCGAGCGCATCTGGACCGAAGCCAAGGGCAAAAACTTTCCGCTGCTGATCAAACTGCCGCAGGGGGATTTTTATGTAGAGCCCAGCTTTGTGCCGGCTACCCTGTTTCTGTTCGGCGCCGGTCACGTCTGCCAACCGACCGCCGCCCTGGCCCACATGGTCGGCTTCAACACCGTGGTCCTCGACGATCGGGAGGAATTCGCCAACCGCAAGCGTTTTCCCACTGCCAGCACCATTCATGTGGTCGGCTCCTACGAAGGCTGCATGAACCATCTGGACATCGACGCCAGCAGCTATCTGGTCATCATCAGCCGCGGACACCGTCACGATCAGACCCTGCTGCACCAGGCCCTGCACACCGGAGCCGGCTACATCGGCATGATCGGCAGTCGCGGCAAACGGGACAAGATCTATCGAAACCTGCTTGACGAAGGGGTTCCCCAGGGAGCCTTGGACAAGGTCTATGCTCCGATAGGGATGGCGATCGAGGCGGAAACTCCCGAGGAGATTGCCGTCAGTATCGTTGGCGAACTGATCCTGGCCCGAGCCCGCAATCAGGTGAAAAATGGCTGA
- a CDS encoding NTP transferase domain-containing protein: MADSFAAIILAAGQSRRMGEFKPLLPLGESTVLEHGVALFRRSGIRDLRVVTGHEGDRLQDLLHSLQVPRVDNPRYREGMFTSIQAAVRTLPEGISAFFLLPVDIPLVRPSTVKTLLRAWHTGRQGIIQPVFNGIYGHPPLISIRYRDIILGADGEGGLKKLLRNFFEDTLELEISDEYVLLDMDTPEDYELLCHRWNRQGIPTEKECEHLLAHQFDLPRHTVEHCRQVARIAVRMVDELNRKGLSIDRELILAAGLLHDCVRSQPHHAVAGEKALRQLGFPEVGSVVGQHMDLSVSDDPKPSAAEILYLADKLIGGHHRLDLKNRFEEKKKRYAGQSEILDKIESRLQAALKIKGKLESFLGSSLEKVLTESENENIQQA; this comes from the coding sequence ATGGCTGATTCCTTTGCCGCTATCATCCTGGCGGCCGGTCAGTCGAGGCGCATGGGGGAATTCAAGCCGCTGCTGCCATTGGGGGAATCAACCGTTCTTGAGCACGGTGTTGCCCTGTTCCGCAGGTCGGGGATTCGCGATCTGCGGGTGGTAACCGGTCACGAGGGGGATCGGCTCCAAGACCTCTTGCATTCTCTGCAAGTACCGCGAGTGGACAATCCTCGGTACCGGGAGGGGATGTTTACTTCCATCCAGGCTGCCGTTCGCACCCTGCCGGAAGGGATCTCGGCATTTTTTCTTCTGCCGGTGGATATTCCTCTGGTGCGCCCTTCGACGGTAAAAACCCTGCTGCGAGCCTGGCATACAGGTCGGCAAGGTATCATCCAACCGGTATTCAACGGAATCTACGGACACCCGCCGCTGATCAGCATCCGCTATCGCGACATTATCCTCGGTGCCGATGGTGAAGGCGGGCTGAAAAAACTGCTTCGCAATTTTTTCGAAGACACCCTGGAACTGGAGATTTCCGATGAATACGTGCTGCTGGATATGGATACGCCGGAGGACTATGAATTGCTCTGTCATCGGTGGAACCGGCAGGGGATCCCCACGGAGAAGGAATGCGAACACCTGCTGGCCCACCAGTTCGACCTGCCGCGCCATACTGTTGAGCATTGCCGGCAGGTTGCCCGAATCGCTGTCCGGATGGTAGATGAATTGAACAGGAAGGGGCTGAGCATCGATCGGGAGCTGATTCTTGCCGCAGGGCTTCTTCACGACTGCGTCCGCTCGCAACCACATCATGCCGTAGCGGGGGAAAAAGCTCTGCGTCAGCTGGGATTTCCGGAAGTCGGTAGCGTCGTCGGTCAACATATGGATCTGAGCGTCTCGGACGACCCGAAACCTTCAGCCGCCGAAATCCTTTACCTGGCTGATAAACTGATTGGCGGACATCACCGTCTCGATCTCAAAAATCGATTCGAGGAAAAAAAGAAGCGCTACGCCGGTCAGTCCGAAATTCTGGATAAGATAGAATCCCGCCTGCAGGCGGCACTGAAAATCAAAGGGAAGCTGGAGTCTTTTTTAGGCAGCTCTCTGGAGAAGGTTTTGACTGAAAGTGAAAACGAAAACATCCAACAAGCCTGA
- the cobC gene encoding alpha-ribazole phosphatase, with the protein MKTKTSNKPEQAETLSGGSEPGCTCYLIRHGDTRQDEVKRYIGHTDLPLNALGRDQARALKKRLAHIPFDRIYSSDLRRCLETARIIAGPQGKGIRKLPSLREINLGEWEGQPMASIRRRFPDQFENRGRDLARFRTPGGESFHELQARVVPAFLELINNTEGNLLVIAHAGVNRAILCHLLDRPLDELLELPQSYGCLNIIERQGDRLSVKSINQAENSFRI; encoded by the coding sequence GTGAAAACGAAAACATCCAACAAGCCTGAACAGGCGGAAACCCTGTCCGGCGGCAGTGAACCCGGGTGCACCTGCTACCTGATCCGCCACGGCGACACCCGCCAGGATGAAGTAAAACGCTACATCGGCCACACTGACCTGCCCCTCAATGCCCTGGGCAGGGACCAGGCCAGAGCACTGAAAAAGCGTCTTGCCCACATCCCTTTCGACCGCATCTACAGCAGCGATCTGCGCCGATGCCTGGAGACGGCCAGGATCATCGCCGGACCCCAGGGGAAGGGAATCCGGAAGCTGCCGTCTCTGCGGGAGATCAACCTCGGGGAATGGGAGGGTCAGCCTATGGCCAGCATCCGCCGTCGGTTCCCGGATCAATTCGAGAACCGAGGGCGGGATCTGGCAAGATTTCGCACTCCGGGAGGAGAAAGTTTTCACGAACTCCAGGCTCGCGTGGTACCTGCTTTTCTCGAGCTCATCAACAACACGGAAGGAAATCTCCTGGTTATCGCTCATGCCGGAGTCAATCGAGCGATCCTCTGCCATCTGCTCGACCGCCCCCTCGATGAACTCCTCGAGCTTCCTCAGTCCTATGGATGCCTCAATATCATCGAACGTCAAGGCGACCGCTTAAGCGTAAAATCGATCAACCAGGCTGAGAATAGCTTCCGTATTTGA
- a CDS encoding DUF364 domain-containing protein, which yields MDILHQSQIRLAALCREAALVPELPLEVRCLTPDEAIGVRADENFVIKKGKERVIEATFGESRGQAFTDHPGNWKGSLGELLEMELDDIGKRAIFTAGLNAVLRSLGEAEGTIHCRNEDPTRCGEELTQLLYEKFGVRKYGIIGLQPAILDAMTAGFGSAKIRVLDLNEDNIGQKKFDVTIWDGEKDLDRLLEWCDVGLATGSSVVNGSINGLLQRFQEAGKPLVFFGNTVSGVAALLELDRVCPFAD from the coding sequence ATGGACATTCTGCACCAATCTCAAATTCGCCTGGCCGCCCTCTGCAGGGAAGCCGCTCTGGTGCCCGAACTGCCTCTGGAGGTACGCTGCCTTACTCCCGATGAAGCGATCGGGGTCCGGGCGGACGAGAACTTCGTCATCAAGAAGGGCAAGGAGCGGGTCATAGAAGCCACCTTCGGTGAATCCCGGGGTCAGGCCTTCACCGATCATCCCGGAAACTGGAAAGGCAGCCTCGGCGAACTCCTCGAGATGGAACTGGACGATATCGGCAAAAGAGCCATTTTTACTGCCGGGCTCAATGCCGTTCTTCGCAGTCTCGGCGAGGCTGAAGGAACCATCCACTGCCGCAACGAAGACCCGACCCGCTGCGGCGAAGAGCTGACCCAGCTTCTTTATGAAAAGTTCGGCGTTCGCAAATACGGAATCATCGGCCTGCAGCCGGCCATACTGGACGCCATGACGGCCGGTTTCGGCAGCGCCAAGATCCGCGTATTGGACCTGAACGAGGACAACATCGGGCAGAAAAAGTTCGACGTCACCATCTGGGACGGTGAAAAAGATCTCGACCGCCTGCTCGAATGGTGCGATGTGGGCCTCGCCACCGGCTCCTCGGTCGTCAACGGATCGATCAACGGCTTGTTACAGCGTTTCCAGGAAGCGGGAAAACCTTTGGTCTTCTTCGGCAATACAGTTTCAGGGGTCGCTGCACTGCTCGAGCTGGACCGCGTCTGCCCCTTCGCCGACTGA
- a CDS encoding DUF3343 domain-containing protein, producing the protein MISENELIALFNSPTRVMKAEKSLREAGLPCRLVPAPREVAEGCSMALRFADSDKVAVFRELAKKNLLPPRLYCKRKEGFFSLPLPSAE; encoded by the coding sequence ATGATCTCCGAAAATGAACTGATAGCTCTGTTCAATTCCCCAACACGGGTGATGAAGGCCGAAAAGAGCCTGCGCGAAGCCGGATTGCCCTGCCGCCTTGTCCCTGCCCCAAGGGAAGTTGCCGAAGGCTGCTCCATGGCTCTGCGTTTCGCCGACTCTGACAAGGTGGCAGTTTTTCGCGAGCTGGCGAAAAAAAATCTTTTGCCGCCCCGCCTTTACTGTAAACGAAAAGAAGGTTTTTTTTCACTGCCCCTCCCCTCTGCCGAATAG
- a CDS encoding aminotransferase class V-fold PLP-dependent enzyme — translation MPIYLDNAATTFPKPESVYQAVDQTLRRCGVNPGRGSYRLAMEASRIIFETRESVAELFHISDSARVVFTANATEAINLALFGLLQPGDRVITTTMEHNAVCRPLHLLATRGVEVVRVPADPTGLVSPSTIRDAASASGHKTKLVVLSHCSNVTGTIQPVPDIGRWCRREGILFMIDAAQSAGLLPIDVQDMGIDLLAAPGHKSLFGPPGTGLLYLADGLQPAPLIYGGTGGNSLSTSMPEELPERLESGTLNTPGLAGLLAGINHVRQQGLDRIHQHKTGLLEQLIRGLQALPGIRIYGPGAAEQHGGAVSFNVEGRDPAEIGYLLDEKYGICVRTGLHCAADAHRTIGTLPSGTIRVSPGLFNSQADIDTLLMAVEKIVSKT, via the coding sequence ATGCCCATCTATCTCGACAATGCAGCCACGACCTTTCCCAAACCTGAAAGCGTCTACCAGGCCGTTGATCAGACCCTGCGCCGGTGCGGAGTCAACCCCGGGCGCGGCAGCTATCGTCTGGCCATGGAAGCCAGCAGGATCATTTTTGAGACGCGGGAGAGCGTGGCCGAACTTTTCCATATTTCCGACTCTGCGCGCGTGGTTTTCACCGCCAATGCAACCGAGGCCATCAATCTGGCCCTGTTCGGCCTGTTGCAGCCGGGGGACCGGGTGATCACAACCACCATGGAACACAATGCCGTCTGCCGCCCCCTGCACCTGCTGGCAACCCGCGGGGTTGAGGTGGTGCGGGTCCCGGCGGACCCTACCGGCCTGGTTTCACCGTCCACCATTCGTGACGCAGCGTCTGCCTCAGGGCACAAAACGAAACTGGTGGTGCTCTCCCATTGCTCCAATGTCACCGGCACCATCCAGCCGGTGCCGGACATCGGCCGATGGTGCCGGCGGGAAGGCATCCTGTTCATGATCGACGCTGCCCAGAGTGCCGGACTGCTCCCCATCGACGTCCAGGACATGGGCATTGACCTGCTGGCCGCACCCGGGCACAAAAGCCTGTTCGGTCCGCCGGGCACCGGCCTGCTCTACCTCGCCGACGGTTTGCAGCCAGCCCCTTTGATCTACGGCGGAACCGGCGGGAATTCTCTCTCGACCTCCATGCCGGAAGAACTCCCGGAGCGCCTGGAAAGCGGCACTCTTAACACCCCCGGCCTTGCCGGCCTGCTCGCCGGCATCAACCATGTCCGCCAACAGGGGCTGGACAGAATCCATCAGCACAAGACCGGCCTTCTCGAACAATTGATTAGAGGGTTGCAAGCCTTGCCCGGCATCCGCATCTATGGCCCAGGTGCTGCAGAACAGCATGGAGGAGCCGTATCCTTTAACGTCGAAGGCCGGGATCCGGCAGAAATCGGCTATCTGCTCGACGAGAAATATGGAATTTGCGTCCGAACAGGACTGCATTGCGCTGCCGACGCCCATCGCACTATCGGCACACTGCCCTCTGGTACCATTCGCGTCAGTCCGGGGCTGTTCAACTCACAAGCCGACATCGACACACTGCTGATGGCTGTGGAAAAAATCGTCTCAAAAACCTGA